One Amaranthus tricolor cultivar Red isolate AtriRed21 chromosome 1, ASM2621246v1, whole genome shotgun sequence DNA window includes the following coding sequences:
- the LOC130818483 gene encoding serine/threonine-protein phosphatase 7 long form homolog, giving the protein MPLICFDIVEVHLLERVLRQYGLVQGIPPPCDTEPELYLISRKNQDTANWMEINWRHIAHWDRRLELLAQAASINVHGAPTTPDYLPWFLCITRRWMTPRGIIAAAHYAPAAPTMTQFAQGTTAVMRYSHEEPVREIAQGMLVGTQFQHFIPEVAAESSPAIAHTHVSSLAYDYHLEEMDLSYPVDIAGTSQAEPSQPSRRNKLHNDPEILTFSHGSKRFLILIRMVILNF; this is encoded by the exons atgccactcatatgcttcgacattgtcgaagtacatctactagagcgcgtactgcgccaatatgggttggtacagggcattccgcCGCCATGTGacactgaacccgagctgtaccTGATTTCGCGCAAAAATCAGGATACGGcaaactggatggagatcaactggcgccacATCGCTCATTGGGATCGTAGActagagctgctggcccaagcTGCGTCGATCaatgttcatggcgcacctactacaccagactacttgccgtggttcctctgcatcactcgccgatggatgacaccgcGTGGCATCAtcgcagcagcacattacgcacctgctgctcctacgatgacccaattc gcacaaggtacGACAgcagtgatgcggtacagccacgaggagccggtaagggagattgcgcaaggcatgctcgtcggcacgcagttccagcacttcataccggaagtcgctgcagaGTCCTCACCGGCTATcgcccatacgcacgtctcatctcttgcttatgactatcatttggaggagatggacctttCATACCCTGTTGACattgcggggacctcgcaggctgagCCATCACAGCCATCACG AAGGAACAAGTTACATAATGACCCTgaaattttgactttttcacatggtagcaaacgttttttaattcttattcgCATGGTTATCCTgaacttttaa
- the LOC130812591 gene encoding pyrophosphate-energized vacuolar membrane proton pump-like, whose amino-acid sequence MISDLAAEIVIPACAVVGIIFSLVQWFLVAKVKLSSERHVNNGGNAKNGYNDYLIEEEEGVNDQNVVAKCADIQNAISEGATSFLFTEYQYVGVFMAAFAVLIFLFLGSVEGFSMESRSCTYNPFKKCKPALATAVFSTASFLLGAVTSVVSGFLGMKIATYANARTTLEARKGVGKAFIIAFRSGAVMGFLLAANGLLVLYIAINLFKLYYGDDWEGLFEAITGYGLGGSSMALFGRVGGGIYTKAADVGADLVGKVERNIPEDDPRNPAVIADNVGDNVGDIAGMGSDLFGSYAESSCAALVVASISSFGINHEFTAMCYPLLISSMGIIVCLITTLFATDFFEIKAVKEIEPALKKQLIISTILMTVGIAIISWIALPSSFTIFNFGTQKVVHNWQLFLCVCVGLWAGLIIGFVTEYYTSNAYSPVQDVADSCRTGAATNVIFGLALGYKSVIIPIFAIAVSIFVSFSFAAMYGIAVAALGMLSTIATGLAIDAYGPISDNAGGIAEMAGMSHRIRERTDALDAAGNTTAAIGKGFAIGSAALVSLALFGAFVSRASISTVDVLTPKVFIGLIVGAMLPYWFSAMTMKSVGSAALKMVEEVRRQFNSIPGLMEGTAKPDYATCVKISTDASIKEMIPPGALVMLTPLIVGTFFGVETLSGVLAGSLVSGVQIAISASNTGGAWDNAKKYIEAGASEHARTLGPKGSEPHKAAVIGDTIGDPLKDTSGPSLNILIKLMAVESLVFAPFFATHGGLLFKIF is encoded by the exons ATGATTTCAGATCTAGCTGCAGAGATCGTGATTCCGGCGTGCGCCGTCGTCGGAATCATTTTCTCTCTTGTTCAATGGTTCCTCGTTGCGAAAGTTAAGCTTTCTTCGGAGAGACACGTTAACAATGGCGGAAATGCTAAGAATGGTTACAATGATTATTTgattgaggaagaagaaggtgTCAATGACCAAAATGTCGTCGCTAAATGTGCCGACATTCAAAATGCCATTTCTGAAG GTGCAACATCTTTTCTATTCACGGAATACCAGTATGTTGGAGTATTCATGGCTGCATTTGCTGTCCTCATTTTCCTCTTTTTGGGATCTGTGGAAGGCTTCAGTATGGAAAGCCGATCATGCACTTACAATCCTTTTAAGAAGTGCAAGCCCGCATTGGCTACAGCTGTCTTCAGTACTGCATCCTTCTTGCTTGGTGCTGTCACTTCTGTTGTATCTGGTTTTCTAGGAATGAAGATTGCTACCTATGCAAATGCGAGGACAACCTTGGAAGCTAGGAAGGGTGTTGGAAAGGCTTTTATTATAGCTTTCAGATCTGGTGCTGTTATGGGTTTCCTTCTAGCTGCAAATGGTCTATTGGTCCTCTATATTGCCATCAATTTATTTAAGCTGTACTATGGTGATGACTGGGAAGGTCTTTTTGAGGCTATCACTGGTTACGGTCTTGGTGGTTCTTCAATGGCCCTTTTTGGAAGAGTTGGGGGAGGAATTTACACTAAAGCTGCTGATGTAGGTGCTGATCTCGTAGGAAAGGTTGAAAGAAACATCCCTGAGGATGATCCAAGAAACCCTGCT GTGATTGCTGACAATGTTGGCGACAATGTTGGTGATATTGCTGGAATGGGTTCTGATCTTTTTGGTTCGTATGCTGAATCTTCATGTGCTGCCCTTGTTGTTGCCTCAATATCCTCCTTTGGCATCAACCATGAGTTTACTGCCATGTGTTATCCCCTGCTTATCAGCTCCATGGGAATCATTGTTTGTTTGATCACAACTCTCTTTGCTACTGATTTCTTTGAAATCAAAGCTGTCAAAGAAATTGAGCCAGCATTGAAGAAGCAGCTTATCATCTCGACTATTCTTATGACTGTGGGAATTGCTATCATCTCTTGGATTGCTCTCCCATCTTCTTTCACCATCTTCAATTTTGGCACTCAGAAGGTTGTGCATAATTG GCAACTATTCCTATGTGTCTGTGTTGGTCTTTGGGCTGGACTCATCATTGGTTTTGTGACAGAGTACTACACCAGTAATGCATACAG TCCTGTACAAGATGTTGCTGATTCCTGCCGCACAGGAGCTGCCACCAATGTTATTTTTGGTTTAGCTTTGGGCTACAAATCTGTCATCATTCCAATCTTTGCGATAGCTGTTAGCATCTTTGTCAGTTTTAGCTTTGCTGCCATGTATGGTATTGCTGTTGCTGCCCTTGGAATGTTGAGCACCATTGCCACTGGCCTTGCGATTGATGCCTACGGTCCAATCAGTGACAATGCTGGTGGTATTGCTGAGATGGCAGGGATGAGCCACCGTATTCGCGAGAGAACAGATGCCCTAGATGCTGCAGGGAATACAACTGCTGCCATTGGGAAG GGTTTTGCTATTGGATCTGCTGCTCTGGTTTCACTAGCGTTGTTCGGTGCTTTTGTTAGTCGGGCATCTATTTCAACTGTTGATGTGTTGACCCCCAAAGTTTTCATCGGATTGATTGTCGGTGCCATGCTTCCATACTGGTTCTCTGCCATGACCATGAAGAGTGTCGGTAGTGCGGCTCTTAAGATGGTGGAAGAAGTTCGTAGGCAGTTCAACAGTATCCCTGGTCTGATGGAAGGAACTGCCAAGCCCGACTATGCGACCTGTGTTAAAATCTCTACTGATGCATCTATCAAAGAGATGATTCCACCTGGTGCCTTGGTCATGCTCACTCCACTCATTGTTGGAACTTTCTTTGGAGTCGAGACCCTGTCTGGTGTTTTGGCTGGATCCCTTGTTTCTGGAGTCCAG ATAGCAATATCCGCCTCTAACACTGGTGGTGCTTGGGACAATGCCAAGAAGTACATTGAG GCTGGTGCTTCAGAGCATGCAAGGACTCTTGGACCAAAGGGATCTGAGCCACACAAGGCAGCTGTGATTGGAGACACCATTGGTGACCCACTCAAGGACACATCTGGCCCCTCGTTGAACATTTTGATCAAACTTATGGCCGTTGAGTCCCTTGTTTTTGCTCCATTCTTTGCTACCCACGGTGGTTTATTGTTCAAAATCTTCTAA
- the LOC130818545 gene encoding uncharacterized protein LOC130818545, which yields MAETFNNYIMHARSKHLIDMLDDIRTMLMKRIATKREECASKWSGLLCPKVQVLLDKEKEEVSNCTVLLSTATVFQVAHHIDVLEVDIERRTCTCMKWDLKWIPCCHVVASISYLHKDVELFVDECNTKDAYTRAYTGSIAPYFGERHWPKIDMSIDPPPSKLV from the coding sequence ATGGCCGAAACTTTTAACAATTACATCATGCATGCTAGATCAAAACATTTGATTGATATGCTTGATGATATTCGAACAATGCTAATGAAGAGGATAGCTACAAAGAGGGAGGAGTGTGCAAGCAAGTGGAGTGGATTATTATGTCCGAAAGTACAAGTTTTGTTGGATAAAGAGAAAGAAGAGGTATCTAATTGCACTGTTCTACTGTCTACTGCTACAGTATTCCAAGTTGCTCATCACATTGACGTATTAGAGGTGGACATAGAAAGAAGAACATGTACGTGCATGAAATGGGATCTTAAATGGATTCCTTGTTGTCATGTTGTTGCCTCAATTAGTTACCTACATAAAGACGTCGAGTTATTTGTGGATGAATGTAACACCAAAGATGCATACACAAGGGCTTATACAGGTAGCATAGCTCCTTACTTTGGAGAACGTCATTGGCCTAAAATTGATATGTCCATCGATCCACCCCCATCAAAATTGGTCTAG
- the LOC130812606 gene encoding glycerol kinase, whose product MSKESEFFIGSIDQGTTSTRFIIYDGSAKAIASHQIEFTQFYPVAGWVEHDPMEILESVRICIAKALDKATAEGYNIDCGLKAIGITNQRETSVIWSKSTGLPLYNAIVWMDARTSSICRKLEKELAGGRNHFEPSCGLPVSTYFSATKLLWLLENVEPVRDAVKKGDALFGTVDSWLIWNMTGGVKNGVHVTDVSNASRTMLMNLKTLNWDEDTLKTLKIPPVLLPKIVSNSEVIGNIATGWPIPGVPIAGCLGDQHAAMLGQACKRGEAKSTYGTGAFILLNTGADLVHSKHGLLTTLAFKLGPSAPTNYALEGSIAIAGAAVQWLRDGLGIIQSSAEIEELASKVDSTGGVYFVPAFNGLFAPWWRDDARGVCVGMTRFTNKSHICRAVLESMCFQVKDVLDSMHKDAGEKGEVKNEKGEFLLRVDGGATVNNLLMQIQADILGSPVLRPEDIETTALGAAYAAGLAVGVWTQDQIFATEEKAKTARTFHPTLDDDLRKKKVESWCKAVERTFDLADLSL is encoded by the exons ATGTCAAAAGAATCAGAATTTTTTATTGGATCAATCGATCAAGGAACAACTAGTACTCGATTCATCATATATGATGGATCTGCAAAAGCAATTGCATCTCATCAGATTGAATTCACTCAGTTTTACCCTGTTGCTGG gtgGGTGGAACATGATCCAATGGAGATATTGGAAAGCGTGAGAATTTGTATTGCTAAAGCATTGGATAAGGCTACAGCTGAAGGTTATAATATTGATTGTGGGTTGAAAGCTATTGGGATCACAAATCAGAGGGAAACAAGTGTTATTTGGAGTAAATCAACTGGGCTTCCTCTTTATAATGCCATTGTTTGGATGGATGCTCGTACTAGTTCCATTTGCag GAAGCTCGAGAAGGAATTAGCAGGAGGGCGTAATCATTTTGAGCCATCATGTGGGTTGCCTGTTAGCACCTATTTCAGTGCAACTAAGTTACTATGGTTATTAGAGAATGTAGAACCAGTTAGAGATGCTGTGAAAAAGGGCGATGCCCTTTTCGGAACAGTTGACTCTTGGTTGATTTGGAACATGACTGGAGGTGTGAAAAATGGAGTACACGTGACTGATGTATCGAATGCCTCACGAACTATGTTAATGAATCTAAAGACCTTAAACTGGGACGAAGATACGTTGAAAACCCTCAAAATCCCCCCTGTACTTTTGCCAAAAATCGTAAGCAATTCTGAGGTAATTGGAAACATTGCTACCGGCTGGCCTATCCCAGGTGTTCCGATTGCTGGATGTTTAGGTGATCAACATGCAGCAATGTTAGGGCAGGCTTGTAAAAGGGGTGAGGCAAAAAGCACTTATGGAACTGGTGCTTTTATACTCCTCAACACTGGTGCAGATCTCGTGCATTCAAAGCACGGGCTATTAACCACACTAGCATTTAAACTGGGGCCTTCAGCACCAACAAACTATGCTCTAGAAGGGTCTATTGCTATTGCAGGTGCTGCAGTTCAGTGGCTTAGGGACGGTCTTGGTATTATACAAAGTTCCGCGGAAATTGAAGAGTTGGCCTCAAAAGTTGATTCAACGGGTGGTGTATATTTTGTTCCGGCCTTTAATGGACTGTTTGCTCCTTGGTGGCGTGATGATGCTCGTGGTGTTTGTGTTGGAATGACAAGATTTACTAACAAGTCACACATTTGCAGGGCTGTGCTGGAGAGTATGTGTTTTCAGGTCAAGGATGTTTTAGATTCCATGCATAAGGATGCAGGGGAAAAAGGTGAGGTTAAGAATGAGAAGGGTGAATTCTTGCTTAGAGTAGATGGTGGTGCTACTGTGAACAACCTCTTGATGCAAATTCAG GCTGATATCCTGGGCAGTCCAGTGTTAAGACCTGAAGACATCGAGACAACTGCACTTGGAGCAGCATATGCAGCAGGATTAGCTGTTGGTGTGTGGACCCAAGATCAAATTTTTGCGACCGAGGAGAAAGCTAAGACTGCCCGCACTTTCCATCCAACATTAGATGACGACTTACGAAAGAAGAAGGTCGAATCCTGGTGCAAAGCTGTGGAAAGGACTTTTGATTTGGCTGATCTTTCTCTGTGA
- the LOC130812599 gene encoding berberine bridge enzyme-like 3, with protein MKTLNSNLIFPLILIIFFSHSQVNVLASNIDNFLKCLPSHSNQSNPISNAIYTHENPSFLTILQNYIRESRFNTSSTPKPLAIITALDVSHVQATILCAKSNGLQIRIRSGGHDYEGLSYVSNVPFIILDMFNFRSIEINIENEHAWVQAGATLGELYYNIAKNSKVHAFPAGVCFTVGAGGHFSGGGYGNLQREFGLSVDNIIDAIIVDVNGRVLDRKSMGEDLFWAIRGGGAASFAVVLSWKIKLVRVPETVTVFNVPKSLEQGATDVVLQWQRVASKIDRKLFIRVQPQLIEDEGMKTIEVSFIGLYLGRADELVSLVNKSFPLLGLKAKDCKEMTWIETTLFWNGNSDGTPIEVLLDRTPSPSYSFTKKKSDYFNKVIPREGLETIWKKMINLKLKNATLSFQWNPYGGRISEISDKATPFPHRSKNLFLMQYIMTWKDDSAEVTRINIEATRQLYETFTPFVTNHPREAFLNYRDIDIGTNANGSLVFAYEFFKGNVPRLLHVKAKVDPTNFFTYEQSIPILNKKP; from the exons atgaaaacccTAAACTCTAATTTGATTTTTCCATTAatcttaataatattttttagccACTCTCAAGTGAATGTCCTAGCTTCAAACATAGACAATTTCCTAAAATGTCTTCCATCTCATTCAAATCAATCAAACCCAATTTCTAATGCAATCTACACTCATGAAAACCCATCTTTCTTAACCATTTTACAAAACTACATAAGAGAAAGTAGATTCAACACATCATCAACCCCAAAACCCTTAGCCATAATCACAGCCTTAGACGTGTCCCATGTCCAAGCAACCATTTTATGTGCTAAATCAAATGGGTTACAAATTAGAATTCGAAGTGGTGGGCACGATTATGAAGGTTTATCGTACGTCTCGAATGTTCCATTTATCATCTTAGACATGTTCAATTTTCGATCTATTGAAATCAATATCGAAAACGAGCATGCATGGGTTCAAGCTGGGGCAACCCTAGGTGAACTTTATTATAACATTGCTAAAAATAGCAAGGTTCATGCATTTCCTGCAGGAGTATGTTTTACTGTTGGGGCAGGAGGGCATTTTAGTGGAGGTGGGTATGGAAATTTACAAAGGGAATTTGGATTAtctgttgataatattattgatGCTATAATTGTTGATGTAAATGGTAGGGTTTTGGATAGGAAAAGTATGGGTGAAGATTTGTTTTGGGCTATTAGAGGTGGTGGTGCTGCTAGTTTTGCTGTCGTTTTGTCGtggaaaattaaattagttCGTGTTCCTGAGACTGTTACGGTTTTTAATGTTCCAAAGAGTTTGGAGCAAGGTGCAACGGATGTTGTTCTTCAATGGCAGCGTGTGGCTTCAAAAATTGATAGGAAGCTCTTCATTAGAGTGCAACCACAG ctAATAGAAGATGAAGGGATGAAAACTATTGAAGTATCATTCATAGGATTATATCTAGGAAGAGCAGATGAATTGGTTTCATTGGTGAACAAAAGCTTTCCACTTTTAGGGTTAAAAGCAAAAGATTGTAAAGAAATGACATGGATAGAAACTACCTTATTTTGGAATGGAAACTCGGATGGAACTCCAATTGAAGTGCTATTAGATCGGACGCCTTCACCCTCTTATTCCTTCACAAAAAAGAAGTCAGATTATTTCAATAAAGTAATCCCAAGAGAAGGATTGGAAACAATATGgaaaaaaatgattaatttgaaattaaaaaatgctACGTTATCGTTTCAATGGAATCCTTATGGTGGCAGAATAAGCGAAATTTCGGATAAGGCAACCCCATTTCCTCATAGATCCAAAAACCTATTTTTGATGCAATATATTATGACTTGGAAAGATGATAGTGCTGAAGTTACTCGAATAAATATTGAAGCTACTCGTCAACTTTATGAAACATTTACTCCATTTGTGACTAATCATCCAAGGGAAGCTTTCTTGAATTATAGGGATATTGATATTGGGACTAATGCTAATGGGAGTTTGGTTTTTGCATATGAATTTTTTAAGGGGAATGTGCCTAGATTGTTGCATGTCAAGGCCAAAGTCGATCCAACTAATTTTTTCACTTATGAACAAAGTATCCCTATTTTAAATAAGAAACCCTAA